The following proteins are co-located in the Brachybacterium sacelli genome:
- a CDS encoding helix-turn-helix transcriptional regulator produces MRRSERHHALLDVLRANAERPVSVPRLAARFAVSTRTVERDLRALQDAGVPLYAMPGRTGGYAIRRDYSLPPLAFTPAEATAVAAGLSVMMGSPFAEDAHRALDKVLAAMPPERRERARGLAVRVAAMAPEAPTEPDIAEVVREVLDRPRVVELEYSSHETGECTRRTVEPLGLITVRGGWILVGWCRLREGVRGFRTDRILAIERTDEVPPERSPDPLAADLSRWDFRGLDR; encoded by the coding sequence ATGCGACGCAGCGAACGGCACCACGCCTTGCTCGACGTGCTCCGGGCCAATGCCGAGCGTCCCGTCTCCGTGCCCCGCCTGGCCGCGCGGTTCGCGGTGAGCACCCGCACCGTCGAGCGGGACCTGCGCGCCCTGCAGGACGCGGGCGTGCCCCTGTACGCGATGCCCGGGCGCACCGGCGGGTACGCGATCCGCCGCGACTACTCGCTGCCGCCGCTCGCCTTCACCCCGGCCGAGGCGACCGCGGTCGCGGCAGGGCTGAGCGTGATGATGGGCTCCCCTTTCGCCGAGGACGCGCACCGGGCGCTGGACAAGGTGCTCGCGGCGATGCCGCCTGAGCGTCGGGAGCGCGCCCGGGGCCTGGCGGTGCGGGTCGCGGCGATGGCGCCGGAGGCTCCGACGGAGCCGGACATCGCCGAGGTGGTGCGGGAGGTGCTCGACCGGCCCCGGGTCGTCGAGCTCGAGTACTCCTCGCACGAGACCGGCGAGTGCACTCGTCGGACGGTCGAACCGCTGGGCCTGATCACGGTGCGCGGCGGATGGATCCTGGTGGGGTGGTGCCGCCTGCGCGAGGGGGTGCGGGGTTTCCGCACCGACCGCATCCTCGCGATCGAGCGGACCGACGAGGTGCCGCCCGAGCGCTCCCCCGACCCGCTGGCCGCGGACCTCTCCCGCTGGGACTTCCGGGGCCTGGACCGGTGA
- a CDS encoding GAP family protein has translation MESLPDFAGPLALLVLALVDSTSIGTLVIPVILLVVGQGGALRIAGRTLLYLLVIGVFYLVLGIALLAGLLPLIESFGHLLSSPVVMLVLAVIGVGLVLYSFRIDPKAIAKRGGDPEASARKWTARARRASGRPSLLVGLALLAGVIEAASMIPYLAAMGIIADMGIGLGRGALVLVGYCAVMILPGALLAGIRAALGARADAFLDRAHDWAVKNATSAFSWAVGIVGALIALNTIGPALELLTGGSVSSS, from the coding sequence ATGGAATCGCTCCCGGACTTCGCAGGCCCGCTGGCCCTGCTCGTGCTCGCCCTCGTGGACTCCACGTCGATCGGCACGCTCGTCATCCCCGTCATCCTGCTGGTCGTGGGCCAGGGCGGGGCGTTGCGCATCGCCGGGCGCACCCTGCTCTATCTCCTCGTGATCGGAGTGTTCTACCTGGTGCTCGGCATCGCGCTGCTGGCCGGGCTGCTGCCGCTGATCGAATCCTTCGGCCACCTGCTGTCCTCCCCGGTGGTGATGCTGGTGCTGGCGGTGATCGGGGTAGGGCTGGTGCTGTACTCCTTCCGCATCGATCCCAAGGCGATCGCCAAGCGGGGCGGCGATCCCGAGGCCTCCGCCCGCAAGTGGACCGCCCGAGCCCGCCGCGCCTCCGGTCGTCCCTCGCTGCTGGTCGGCCTCGCCCTGCTGGCCGGCGTCATCGAGGCCGCCTCGATGATCCCGTACCTGGCTGCGATGGGGATCATCGCCGACATGGGGATCGGACTGGGCCGTGGCGCTCTCGTGCTGGTCGGCTACTGCGCGGTCATGATCCTGCCGGGCGCGCTCCTGGCCGGGATCCGGGCCGCGCTCGGGGCCCGGGCCGATGCCTTCCTCGACCGCGCCCACGACTGGGCCGTGAAGAACGCGACCAGCGCCTTCTCCTGGGCCGTCGGGATCGTCGGCGCGCTCATCGCCCTCAACACGATCGGGCCGGCTCTGGAGCTGCTGACCGGGGGATCGGTCTCCTCGTCCTGA
- a CDS encoding response regulator: MIRIVLVDDQELVRTGLRTLARRDGDIDVVGEASEGAAGVRRVRELRPDLVLMDIRMPQLDGIAATAQIVADPELADVRVIVLTTFDEDEDVLAAIHAGAAGYLLKDVSPAALRSAIRTVAGGDSLLSPSVTTTVLDQLGARAAASVRPELLEGITAREREVLALVGQGLSNDEIGAALFLSPATARTYVSRLLAKLRARDRSRLVVIAYESGLITPGGGA, from the coding sequence ATGATCCGCATCGTGCTGGTGGACGACCAGGAGCTGGTCCGCACCGGGCTGCGCACCCTCGCGCGGCGCGACGGCGACATCGACGTGGTCGGTGAGGCCTCCGAGGGGGCGGCCGGCGTGCGGCGGGTGCGCGAGCTGCGCCCGGACCTGGTGCTCATGGACATCCGCATGCCGCAGCTGGACGGCATCGCTGCCACTGCTCAGATCGTGGCCGATCCCGAGCTGGCCGACGTGCGCGTGATCGTGCTGACCACCTTCGACGAGGACGAGGACGTCCTCGCCGCGATCCACGCCGGAGCCGCGGGGTACCTGCTCAAGGACGTCAGCCCTGCCGCTCTGCGCAGCGCGATCCGTACGGTCGCGGGCGGCGACTCGCTGCTCTCGCCGTCCGTGACGACCACCGTGCTCGATCAGCTCGGCGCTCGTGCGGCCGCCTCGGTGAGACCCGAACTGCTGGAGGGGATCACCGCCCGGGAGCGGGAGGTGCTGGCGTTGGTCGGCCAAGGGCTCAGCAACGACGAGATCGGTGCCGCGTTGTTCCTCTCCCCCGCCACCGCCCGCACCTACGTCAGCCGCCTGCTGGCCAAGCTGCGAGCCCGCGACCGCTCGCGCCTGGTGGTCATCGCCTACGAATCAGGGCTCATCACCCCGGGCGGCGGTGCCTAG
- a CDS encoding response regulator, giving the protein MTDAPAREPIRVLVADDHPAVRSGLVALLDSAEDITVVAEASDGAAAITAAREHHPEVVLTDVRMPGATGIEITPQLRETGAHVLVISGFDLDDYVLGALAAGADGYLVKSEDPQRILAAVRDVHRGDAVLSAAATRAVVGALRGRQSPGPGQEAEASGAPGATGTAGAGLAIPVPEPAFTRREEEVLALVAQGLSNQQVASQLFVEITTVKSHLSHVLAKLQVDSRVQAALWWQQHRG; this is encoded by the coding sequence GTGACCGATGCACCCGCCCGCGAGCCGATCCGCGTGCTGGTCGCCGACGACCATCCCGCCGTGCGCTCCGGCCTGGTGGCGCTGCTGGACTCCGCCGAGGACATCACCGTGGTCGCGGAGGCGTCCGACGGGGCCGCCGCGATCACCGCGGCCCGCGAGCACCACCCCGAGGTGGTCCTCACCGACGTGCGCATGCCCGGGGCGACCGGGATCGAGATCACCCCCCAGCTGCGGGAGACGGGCGCGCACGTGCTGGTGATCTCCGGGTTCGACCTCGACGACTACGTGCTGGGGGCGTTGGCCGCCGGGGCCGACGGATATCTGGTCAAGTCCGAGGACCCGCAGCGGATCCTGGCCGCCGTGCGGGACGTGCATCGCGGGGACGCAGTGCTGTCCGCGGCGGCGACCCGGGCGGTGGTCGGGGCGCTGCGCGGACGACAGTCACCGGGCCCGGGCCAGGAGGCGGAGGCGTCAGGAGCTCCGGGGGCGACCGGGACGGCGGGCGCGGGCCTGGCGATCCCCGTCCCCGAGCCGGCCTTCACGCGGCGGGAGGAGGAGGTGCTCGCGCTGGTCGCGCAGGGACTGTCGAACCAGCAGGTCGCCTCGCAGCTGTTCGTCGAGATCACCACGGTCAAGTCCCATCTCTCGCACGTGCTGGCGAAGCTGCAGGTGGACTCGCGGGTGCAGGCCGCCCTGTGGTGGCAGCAGCATCGCGGGTGA
- a CDS encoding sensor histidine kinase, which translates to MTVPAPTPPERTSPRTFDVVLALVVALALAGVVTIQQAAAGENPDPLAYLFAAGFGALQLLRRSLPVAMLVLSVLGTFAYYTLQLPTIGVALPVVAALYSAAERGLLRWAISGGAVVFTVALAFRLRDDPQPLGYLLGSDAVTNLALIAGAIALGSAVRSHRRQIAQREQISSLHEERTRQDAQLRMRAERERISRDLHDTVGHSLSVISLHTGVARDAVGVDDAAVTEALEQVRGQATQSLQELRAMVHLLRTDQLEGDDGADVDAGQGDTARQVRSLVDVSAVLAPARDAGLDVRARVDVPAGALSVPVDSAAYRVVQESVTNVLRHATASTLRVEAGIEGGQLQLVVADDGRGTDGVAGSSGVGLVGMRERVRLLGGTLSIRSAPGEGFRMEASMPARLDRTEELLEPGRAERLGGTERPRS; encoded by the coding sequence GTGACCGTCCCTGCCCCTACCCCACCCGAGCGGACCTCGCCGCGCACGTTCGACGTCGTGCTCGCGCTCGTGGTCGCCCTCGCCCTGGCAGGTGTCGTCACGATCCAGCAGGCCGCGGCGGGCGAGAATCCCGATCCGCTGGCCTACCTCTTCGCCGCCGGGTTCGGGGCGCTGCAGCTGCTGCGCCGCAGCCTGCCCGTGGCGATGCTGGTGCTCAGTGTGCTGGGCACCTTCGCCTACTACACCCTTCAGCTGCCCACGATCGGGGTCGCCCTGCCGGTGGTCGCCGCGCTGTACTCCGCTGCGGAGCGGGGGCTGCTGCGATGGGCGATCAGCGGGGGCGCCGTGGTGTTCACGGTGGCGCTGGCCTTCCGCCTGCGGGATGATCCGCAGCCGCTGGGGTACCTGCTGGGCAGCGACGCGGTGACCAACCTGGCCCTGATCGCCGGCGCGATCGCACTGGGCAGCGCGGTGCGCTCGCATCGACGCCAGATCGCCCAGCGCGAGCAGATCTCCTCCCTCCACGAGGAGCGGACCCGGCAGGACGCCCAGCTGCGGATGCGCGCGGAGCGGGAGCGGATCTCGCGAGATCTGCACGACACAGTGGGCCACTCGCTGTCGGTGATCTCCCTGCACACGGGGGTCGCACGGGATGCCGTCGGCGTCGATGACGCCGCGGTCACCGAGGCCCTGGAGCAGGTGCGGGGGCAGGCCACGCAGTCGCTGCAGGAGCTGCGCGCGATGGTGCACCTGCTGCGCACCGACCAGCTCGAGGGGGACGACGGAGCGGACGTCGACGCGGGACAGGGCGACACCGCACGGCAGGTGCGCTCCCTCGTCGACGTGTCCGCTGTCCTCGCCCCCGCCCGCGACGCCGGACTCGACGTCCGGGCGCGGGTGGACGTGCCCGCGGGGGCCCTCTCGGTGCCCGTGGACTCCGCCGCCTACCGGGTGGTGCAGGAGTCGGTGACCAACGTGCTGCGCCATGCCACGGCGAGCACCCTCCGGGTCGAGGCGGGAATCGAGGGCGGGCAGCTGCAGCTGGTCGTCGCCGACGACGGCCGCGGCACCGACGGGGTCGCCGGATCGAGCGGGGTCGGGCTGGTGGGCATGCGCGAGAGGGTGCGGCTGCTCGGCGGCACCCTCTCGATCCGCTCCGCACCCGGGGAGGGGTTCCGCATGGAGGCGAGCATGCCGGCACGGCTGGATCGGACCGAGGAGCTGCTCGAGCCGGGCCGGGCGGAGAGACTAGGCGGGACGGAGAGGCCGAGATCATGA
- a CDS encoding gas vesicle protein, with amino-acid sequence MTVAPRSGKGMEPRRESEGTLIHVVETLLDKGLVLNADIMVSVAGVELLGIRLRAALASFETAARYGLEFPAGTDTSTVAWREAIEQKETCPECGKRAPLESLMREYCPWCGWQSAYALREGASQDGEATGELSEADQADGESSTSPAAKGTKNDRSSTRSRARQEPVDG; translated from the coding sequence ATGACCGTCGCCCCGAGATCCGGTAAGGGGATGGAGCCCCGTCGCGAGAGCGAGGGCACGCTGATCCACGTCGTCGAGACCCTGCTCGACAAGGGACTGGTCCTGAACGCGGACATCATGGTGTCCGTCGCGGGCGTCGAACTGCTGGGGATCCGGCTGCGCGCCGCCCTGGCCTCCTTCGAGACCGCGGCGCGGTACGGGCTCGAGTTCCCCGCCGGCACCGACACCAGCACCGTCGCCTGGCGGGAGGCCATCGAGCAGAAGGAGACCTGCCCCGAGTGCGGCAAGCGAGCGCCGCTCGAGAGCCTCATGCGCGAGTACTGCCCGTGGTGCGGATGGCAGAGCGCCTACGCCCTGCGGGAAGGCGCCTCACAGGACGGCGAGGCGACGGGCGAGCTCTCCGAGGCCGACCAGGCCGACGGCGAGTCCTCGACGTCGCCCGCCGCGAAGGGCACCAAGAACGACCGGTCCTCGACCCGATCCCGCGCCCGGCAGGAGCCGGTCGACGGATGA
- a CDS encoding gas vesicle protein has translation MTTRSPAEQTAGPTGRAGLEPVRDPRVTLVDLVDTLLDRGLYLNLDVIISVADIPLIGLNLRATLAGMETMLEYGMMRDWDQRTRAWVQRTSARDLPLEDDEELLAKMAGGYFHDDGFHRDWRPGSVYLTTHRVLVFRRDPREVLWQTSLESIRSLAVRPETTVGGEKLDRLHLLTEDDDAVLSASAPRRLGEMVLQQAPSARRELAGPEGDHARPAAPQADETSLLVESHLWYREDLAGRSAWRGGTGRLDEHGFTWKNAMDARPAIRLRPGELSAVHLEDAQVPSGESTVMRLETVSGEIVLSGDLSQWRNPLQDLAARVASDPHGKEPVDGPRDR, from the coding sequence ATGACCACCCGCTCACCCGCCGAGCAGACCGCGGGCCCGACGGGTCGCGCGGGGCTCGAACCGGTGCGCGACCCCCGGGTCACACTGGTCGACCTCGTCGACACCCTGCTCGACCGGGGGCTGTACCTCAACCTCGACGTCATCATCTCCGTCGCGGACATCCCGCTGATCGGCCTGAACCTCCGCGCGACGCTGGCGGGGATGGAGACCATGCTGGAGTACGGCATGATGCGGGACTGGGACCAGCGCACCCGCGCCTGGGTGCAGCGGACGTCGGCGCGGGACCTACCGCTGGAGGACGACGAGGAGCTGCTCGCGAAGATGGCCGGCGGCTACTTCCACGACGACGGCTTCCACCGCGACTGGCGGCCGGGAAGCGTGTATCTGACCACCCACCGGGTCCTCGTCTTCCGCCGCGATCCGCGCGAGGTGCTCTGGCAGACCAGCCTCGAGAGCATCCGATCCCTCGCCGTGCGGCCGGAGACCACCGTCGGCGGCGAGAAGCTGGACCGTCTCCACCTGCTCACCGAGGACGACGACGCGGTGCTGTCCGCCTCGGCGCCGCGACGACTGGGGGAGATGGTACTGCAGCAGGCCCCGTCGGCCCGGCGGGAGCTCGCCGGCCCCGAGGGCGATCATGCTCGGCCCGCGGCGCCGCAGGCCGATGAGACGTCCCTGCTGGTGGAGTCGCACCTCTGGTACCGGGAGGATCTGGCCGGGCGGTCCGCCTGGCGCGGCGGCACCGGACGACTCGACGAGCACGGATTCACCTGGAAGAACGCCATGGACGCGCGCCCGGCGATCCGCCTCCGTCCCGGAGAGCTCAGCGCCGTGCATCTCGAAGACGCTCAGGTGCCCTCCGGGGAGAGCACCGTGATGCGGCTCGAGACCGTCAGCGGCGAGATCGTGCTCTCCGGGGACCTCTCGCAGTGGAGGAACCCCCTCCAGGACCTCGCCGCTCGCGTCGCGTCGGACCCCCACGGGAAGGAGCCGGTCGATGGGCCTCGAGATCGATGA
- a CDS encoding gas vesicle protein K yields MGLEIDESSLKHGVLTLVVTLVEIIQEALETQAMRRLEGGDLTEEEQERLGDALLELDEAMREIKAQNGITGSVTDLHRGLDDVVDDVVDKLINPQRWAEESEDPER; encoded by the coding sequence ATGGGCCTCGAGATCGATGAAAGCAGCCTCAAGCACGGCGTGCTCACGTTGGTCGTGACGCTCGTCGAGATCATCCAGGAGGCTCTGGAGACCCAGGCGATGCGGCGGCTCGAGGGCGGCGACCTGACCGAGGAGGAGCAGGAGCGCCTCGGGGACGCCCTGCTCGAACTGGACGAGGCGATGCGCGAGATCAAGGCGCAGAACGGGATCACCGGCTCCGTGACCGACCTGCATCGCGGTCTCGACGACGTCGTCGACGACGTGGTGGATAAGCTGATCAATCCGCAGCGCTGGGCGGAAGAGAGCGAGGACCCCGAGAGATGA
- a CDS encoding VOC family protein: MTSPNMFIVYVSDVARTVDFYRQLFDIAPEFFPSPGFATFALGEGVDLALWSGHDDALAGDPTRTSEVCVCLSGGPEVLEAQLRTWTDLGVTVLEPPHEAVFGLTAVVADPDGNRIRLAPVD, translated from the coding sequence ATGACCAGCCCGAACATGTTCATCGTGTACGTCAGCGACGTCGCCCGTACCGTCGACTTCTACCGACAGCTCTTCGACATCGCGCCGGAGTTCTTCCCCAGCCCGGGCTTCGCGACCTTCGCGCTCGGCGAGGGGGTCGATCTCGCGCTGTGGTCCGGGCACGACGACGCACTCGCCGGCGACCCCACGCGCACCAGCGAGGTCTGCGTGTGCCTTTCCGGCGGGCCCGAGGTGCTCGAGGCGCAGCTGCGCACCTGGACCGACCTCGGTGTCACCGTCCTCGAACCCCCGCACGAGGCGGTCTTCGGTCTCACCGCCGTCGTGGCCGACCCCGACGGGAACCGCATCCGCCTCGCCCCGGTGGACTGA
- a CDS encoding GvpL/GvpF family gas vesicle protein, translating into MSDPALYVYAIVPRSATTAPGTGIDGREVVAIDGGDGIAALVHRQDTTPFEGPDDDVRRWVLEHSEVIDRAWQTAGTALPVSFNVIVAPREESTAEDALRQWLRENAGTVGDKLSALRGHAELRIEIGVDVGEVTADAPEIDHLLSEMSSKPEGVQRLYRKKLETRRRDVSDRLADSLYPDFRRRILQHAVDIVENRRSRTEEGTVPVLDVAVLVADAEVEALGVELADIRDSRGGIGIRFLGPWPPYSFADLPSLAPARDPEEA; encoded by the coding sequence ATGAGTGATCCGGCCCTGTACGTCTACGCGATCGTCCCCCGCTCGGCCACGACCGCTCCCGGGACGGGGATCGACGGGCGCGAGGTCGTCGCGATCGACGGCGGCGACGGGATCGCCGCGCTGGTGCACCGGCAGGACACCACCCCCTTCGAGGGCCCGGACGACGACGTGCGGCGCTGGGTCCTCGAGCACAGCGAGGTCATCGACCGTGCCTGGCAGACGGCCGGCACCGCCCTGCCCGTCTCCTTCAACGTGATCGTCGCCCCGCGCGAGGAGTCCACGGCCGAGGACGCCCTGCGGCAGTGGCTGCGGGAGAACGCGGGGACCGTCGGGGACAAGCTCTCGGCGCTGAGGGGGCACGCCGAGCTGCGGATCGAGATCGGCGTCGACGTCGGCGAGGTCACGGCCGACGCACCGGAGATCGACCACCTCCTGAGCGAGATGTCCTCGAAGCCGGAAGGGGTCCAGCGGCTGTACCGCAAGAAGCTCGAGACGAGGCGACGCGACGTCAGCGATCGCCTCGCGGACTCGCTCTACCCGGATTTCCGCCGCCGCATCCTCCAGCACGCCGTCGACATCGTGGAGAACCGCCGCTCGCGCACCGAGGAGGGGACGGTTCCCGTCCTCGACGTGGCCGTCCTCGTCGCCGATGCCGAGGTCGAGGCCCTGGGCGTCGAGCTGGCCGACATCCGTGACTCGCGAGGAGGGATCGGGATCCGATTCCTCGGGCCGTGGCCGCCCTACTCCTTCGCCGATCTCCCGTCCCTCGCTCCGGCCCGAGACCCGGAAGAGGCCTGA
- a CDS encoding TetR family transcriptional regulator: MPKLIDHARRREELAEAAWRVLLREGVGRASVRNVAAEAGLTVNSLRHVFSTQDELLGALVLSRL; the protein is encoded by the coding sequence ATGCCGAAGCTGATCGACCATGCCCGTCGCCGCGAGGAGCTCGCCGAAGCCGCTTGGCGCGTCCTGCTCCGCGAGGGCGTGGGCCGGGCCTCGGTGCGCAATGTCGCCGCAGAGGCAGGCCTCACCGTCAACTCGCTGCGCCACGTGTTCTCCACCCAGGACGAGCTGCTGGGGGCGTTGGTACTTTCACGACTGTGA
- a CDS encoding MDR family MFS transporter has protein sequence MSSTRQPTGEFPAVESPGIVAGGSASAEAEAATRDGADDPGTTVVGGAPAATSKVTPIIAVLVVSAFVMILNETLLSVALPTLMESLSISAVTAQWLSTGFMLTMAVVIPTTGFLMKRLSVRTVFTVAMTLFLAGTVFAAFAPTFPVLLAARVVQAAGTAMVLPLLMTTVLALVPISARGLVMGLVGVVISAAPALGPSISGFILEHWSWHYLFVMMLPIIVVALIIGLLFMRNYTEPEAVRLDVASVILSAIGFGGVVYSLSSISAIVEGSSRLVPLLIAAVGVVSLALFSVRQVRMHARGGEPLLDLRPLRVRTFTVSVLVILMGFATMLGTVVALPLYMTGSLGISSLQVGLTMLPGAAASGVLGPLVGALYDRVGPRPIVVPGITLMAIVCWLEVLLLDADSTQGLVIALNIPLGLGMAMVMTPLMALSLGALPRELYGHGSAILNTLQQLAGALGTAVFIALLTLGALYSTESGAAPEVAQADGSTWAFAFGGVLTTLAVGLALTLRANPADPEQAGDSQEKVPADSAV, from the coding sequence ATGTCCTCCACCCGCCAGCCCACGGGCGAGTTCCCTGCGGTCGAGTCCCCCGGGATCGTCGCCGGAGGGTCCGCCTCCGCGGAGGCCGAGGCCGCCACCCGCGACGGTGCCGATGATCCCGGCACCACCGTCGTCGGCGGCGCCCCGGCCGCCACCTCCAAGGTCACCCCGATCATCGCGGTGCTCGTCGTCTCCGCCTTCGTGATGATCCTCAACGAGACCCTGCTGTCGGTCGCACTGCCCACGCTGATGGAGAGCCTGTCCATCTCGGCGGTCACCGCGCAGTGGCTCTCCACCGGCTTCATGCTCACCATGGCCGTCGTCATCCCCACCACCGGCTTCCTCATGAAACGCCTGTCGGTGCGCACCGTGTTCACGGTCGCGATGACGCTGTTCCTGGCCGGCACCGTGTTCGCGGCCTTCGCCCCGACCTTCCCGGTGCTGCTCGCGGCCCGCGTGGTGCAGGCCGCCGGCACCGCGATGGTGCTGCCTCTGCTGATGACCACCGTCCTGGCACTGGTGCCGATCAGCGCCCGCGGCCTGGTGATGGGCCTGGTGGGCGTCGTGATCTCCGCGGCCCCGGCCCTCGGCCCGTCGATCTCCGGGTTCATCCTCGAGCACTGGTCCTGGCACTACCTCTTCGTGATGATGCTGCCGATCATCGTGGTCGCCCTGATCATCGGCCTGCTGTTCATGCGCAACTACACCGAGCCCGAGGCGGTGCGGCTGGATGTGGCCTCCGTGATCCTCTCGGCGATCGGCTTCGGCGGCGTGGTCTACTCACTGTCCTCCATCAGTGCGATCGTCGAGGGCAGCAGCCGTCTGGTGCCGCTGCTCATCGCCGCGGTCGGCGTGGTCTCCCTCGCCCTGTTCTCTGTCCGCCAGGTGCGCATGCACGCCCGCGGCGGCGAGCCCCTGTTGGACCTGCGTCCGCTCCGGGTGCGCACCTTCACGGTGTCCGTGCTGGTGATCCTGATGGGCTTCGCGACCATGCTCGGCACCGTCGTCGCCCTGCCGCTGTACATGACCGGTTCGCTGGGGATCTCCTCGCTCCAGGTGGGCCTGACGATGCTGCCCGGCGCGGCCGCCTCCGGTGTGCTCGGCCCGCTGGTCGGCGCGCTGTACGACCGCGTGGGCCCGCGCCCGATCGTGGTGCCCGGCATCACACTGATGGCGATCGTCTGCTGGCTCGAGGTGCTCCTGCTCGACGCCGACAGCACCCAGGGCCTGGTCATCGCGCTGAACATCCCGCTGGGGCTCGGCATGGCGATGGTGATGACCCCGCTGATGGCGCTGTCCCTCGGCGCACTGCCGCGGGAGCTGTACGGGCACGGCTCGGCGATCCTGAACACCCTGCAGCAGCTGGCCGGGGCGCTGGGCACCGCGGTGTTCATCGCCCTGCTGACCCTCGGCGCGCTCTACTCCACGGAGTCCGGGGCCGCGCCGGAGGTCGCCCAGGCCGACGGCAGCACCTGGGCGTTCGCCTTCGGTGGCGTGTTGACCACCCTGGCCGTGGGCCTGGCCCTCACGCTGCGGGCGAATCCCGCCGATCCGGAGCAGGCCGGGGACTCCCAGGAGAAGGTCCCGGCCGACAGCGCCGTCTGA
- a CDS encoding sensor histidine kinase, translated as MSPDPVERPERAAIDRRDVMTAVGYAAVVVLLAVSGARNSGFVGGSLQWSPWVSVVMMLVACTSLLWRRRLPVLALVVAGPLAVAEIIVGGQISAYFLLFEALFTPVMHGSLRLARVTTGLAICVAIAAILVAVALGVSWPILLVVLLVSTLVVSTPLLWGWEVRHHRSARLVAESLADVEHELAVTRAAHAVETERRTIAHDLHDVIAGHLSAVSLHTNLASSLEDREARDRSLTTARESAHAALRDLRSMIGVLSTEESGTLPSVTLDWPSLSTRLRGRDAEARIRIDPAATDPARLEPSVQAALLRIAAEASTNAVRHGQAPISLSVQVSGDAVILDLRNRRTGAAVPGTGVGRGAISHRATAVGGSATSGPAPEDSAEAGTWRVLARLPVRADSTAPPTDPPDGTDSSVPSTIQEARP; from the coding sequence ATGTCCCCTGATCCGGTCGAGCGCCCGGAACGCGCAGCGATCGACCGCCGTGACGTGATGACGGCGGTCGGCTACGCGGCCGTCGTCGTGTTGCTCGCGGTCTCCGGCGCCCGCAACTCCGGCTTCGTCGGTGGTTCGCTGCAGTGGTCGCCCTGGGTCTCGGTGGTGATGATGCTGGTGGCGTGCACGAGCCTGCTGTGGCGCCGTCGCCTCCCCGTGCTCGCGCTCGTGGTGGCCGGACCGCTGGCTGTCGCGGAGATCATCGTCGGCGGGCAGATCTCCGCCTACTTCCTGCTGTTCGAGGCGCTGTTCACCCCGGTCATGCACGGCAGCCTCCGCCTGGCCCGCGTCACCACCGGCCTCGCCATCTGCGTCGCGATCGCCGCTATCCTGGTCGCGGTCGCGCTAGGGGTGAGCTGGCCGATCCTGCTGGTCGTGCTGCTGGTCTCGACGCTGGTGGTCTCGACACCGCTGCTGTGGGGCTGGGAGGTGCGCCATCACCGCAGCGCCCGCTTGGTGGCCGAATCCCTCGCCGACGTCGAGCACGAGCTCGCCGTGACCCGCGCCGCCCACGCCGTGGAGACCGAGCGGCGCACCATCGCCCACGACCTGCACGACGTGATCGCCGGTCACCTCAGCGCCGTCTCCCTGCACACCAACCTCGCCTCCTCCCTCGAAGATCGCGAGGCCCGCGACCGCTCCCTGACCACGGCGCGCGAGTCGGCGCACGCGGCGCTGCGGGACCTGCGCTCGATGATCGGGGTGCTCTCGACCGAGGAGTCCGGCACCCTGCCCTCGGTCACCCTGGACTGGCCCTCGCTGAGCACGCGGCTGCGAGGCCGCGATGCGGAGGCCCGGATCCGGATCGACCCGGCGGCCACCGATCCCGCCCGGCTGGAGCCGTCGGTGCAGGCCGCGCTGCTGCGCATCGCCGCGGAGGCCTCGACCAACGCGGTCCGCCACGGTCAGGCGCCGATCTCACTGTCGGTCCAGGTCAGCGGCGACGCCGTGATCCTGGATCTGCGCAATCGCCGGACGGGAGCGGCGGTGCCCGGCACGGGAGTCGGCCGCGGGGCGATCTCGCATCGGGCGACCGCAGTCGGCGGCAGCGCGACCTCCGGACCCGCCCCCGAGGATTCCGCCGAGGCCGGGACCTGGCGGGTGCTCGCCCGCCTGCCGGTCCGGGCCGACAGCACCGCGCCACCCACCGACCCACCGGATGGCACCGACAGTTCCGTCCCGTCCACGATCCAGGAGGCCCGCCCGTGA